GTTGCTCTTCTCTGAGCCTCTTGGAGAAGCAGCAATTTCCCTGCCTTTGTGTACCTCAATATGGGCCTTCATTCGTGCCCTCTGCCAGAACCCCAGTCTCCAATTTTGCTGCGTTATATTTTGCTAATTTATACTTGGTGATTGTGTCATCAGAAAGTCACTTCTCTTCTTCCACTTTCATGACATTGTACTTTTCTGTAAACCATAAACTACTATCAAGTTTTGCTTTCTGGGAAagtgaaaatgaggaaaaaaaatgaaatcatggaaattatagaaaaaaacaatGTGGCCCGTTTGCCTCACTTTTACTTCTCTTAATTTTTGTTACTTCATCATGAATTATAATGTAATGCAGAAACAGCAAGTCAAACCTTGTCCAGAAAATCACTATGTGCAAAGaagcaaatttaaaacaaaaaaccacaaaccAGTAAGGGAAAGAAGCCTATTTCTTCCTGACAGAATAGTCTGGAGCCTAACTTGCCCTGTACTGTCAGAGTAAGGCAGAGATGCAGGTAAACAACCCCAAGAAAAACACTAACTGGATAAACAACTGAAAGTCCTAGTTTCTGTCATATTTGTTGCCAACAAGAGAcaacattatcatcattattaacaCCCCTGTGGCCAGCTCAGAAAGGTCAAATCAAGCAAGTGTTCAATAGTTTTAAGTATTGAAGAATGAAAGTAAGAGTTGACCGATAAAatctataattttcaaaataaaaattatttgcttaCTAAAGTTAAAATTATGGCAATTGAATACTTCCCCCACCTACTTAGAACAAATTTTtgctatattatttatatttactctTGCAACTTGTCATATTTCTAATATTTGTCTATTTCCTATAATAGATATTCACTTTTACATTGTACTAAAGTGTGTAATACATGTTCAACTtttcatttgattaaaaaaagtattatttaatacatttttagtaaagaaaactttttggattttttgttctaaaaataaattccaaattctGGTTTTCTAAACCCAAAGGAAGAATGAATGAcaatattcatttactttttctttcattcccttCATATCATATGTAAAAATTTGTCAGCAAAGTGATATATTATGGAATTGCTGTCAGGAAACACAGGTGAATAAAGGTAATACACTTCCTTCTTTGTGGAAACTTGAATtattacagagaaagaaatataaaagctgtactaatatttacttaatttcacttatatgaaataCTACAGAAAGAAGTAAAGGACAATGATGtttatataacaaaaattttaGGTATGAATCatgctggaaaaaaataataaatttccttTCTAAGGTGCCTGGAAAACATGAAAGTACAGAAATCATATTGACAGTTGGGTATGTGGGTCAAGATTTAATGATAAATGCCATGGGTGGAGGTATAAATTGAGATTCTTTATTGCATATCTGGTAATGGGAGCATGGGAATACAAAAAATGTTTGCTGGAATCATGTGTAGACTGTCAGACTATTTGACACCTGGGTCAGGAGGAGAGAAGGTTACATCTCGCTACTTTCTCAGTTAGCTACTTTCTCAGTTATATTCACACTTGGTAAATAGGGGTAGTGCTtaggcaatgagaagaatgttgGGGGATTATTTTGGGGACACTTGAGACTACCCAATAAAGGAATATCTTACTGACAGAAGTAACCCATGCCCTACCAAAGGGGGTTGAGTCAGGGAGAGTTGGAGGTCAGGACACATGGCTATATGCATATTAATCAAGCTACACTTTGTCACTTCAGAACAGAGGGTGTCACTAGAGACGTGAGACCTCAGTATTCTGAGGTGAGATGGTACTGTGAAAAGGATGAAGATAATGTTGGTTTTGTAATTGAAATTCCCACACCCATTATACCTGAATATAACTATGATTTGCATTAAGAATATTGGCACCAACTGAAAGAGTCATACCTAGTAAGAAAAGAAgatatgtttttcaaaaatgtgtccttttgaaaacatggaaatctagATGACCTAGTGTTTGGTGATAACTttagataaaataccaaaagcatgaTTCATTTAGAAAAATGATACTTTGGATTTTATTACAATTAAAACTCCTGCTTTGCAAAAGACACTGTCATGAGAATTTGAAAAGCCACAtactgggagaatatatttgcaaagacatctgacaaatggctgttatccaaaatatacgaataatacatacacatatacaatggagtacaattgacacatttaaaaaatgatatcgtatcatttgcaataacatggatggaactggaagtcattgtgttaagtgaaataagccaggcatagaaagacaaacttcgcatgttctcacttacttgtaggagctaaaaattaaaacaatttaactcaTGGAGATAGTGAGTAGAAGGATAGTAACCAGAGTCTGAGAAGGGTAgtggaggaggaaagagggaaaggcTAAGGGATACAAAAATACCATTATATAGAAACGAATAAGATCTAGTTTGATAGCATAACAttgtgactatagtcaacaataatttattgtacatttaaaaataactaaaagagtataattggattatttgtaacacgaAGGATAAAAGCTTCAGGTGATGggtaccccatttaccctgatgaaATTATTACTCATTgtatgcctgtaccaaaatatctcatgtaccccttaaatatatacatctactatatacccacaaaaattaaaaattaaaacacacacacacacacacatatatatatatattcaaagaatactgaaaactcagcaataagaaaacaaacaacccaattagaaATTAGGCAAAACCTCTGAATATACTCCTAATCAAACTAGatacaaagatggaaaataacatatgaaaatatgctcagcaTCATACATTATTAGGGAATTGCACATTAAAACCATACTGGGATACCACTACATacatattagaatggctaaaatccaaaaatttGACAACACACACATTATTATGTTGGGAGAAGTGTCCTTTGAAATTATCGATTCCCTTCTTTCTTCTAAGAGACATGATAAGAAAAACATTGACCTCTTGAGTTTATGTATACATTAAGGGAGAGCTTGGGAAATAACACTTACCCATTATGTGGATAATATACTGTAGTCtttaaaatttgccttttttATGTATAAACTCTAGCGGTTGGTGTGTGTCCCATGACTCTCTGTGAAGGCTGTATTCAGCAAAGCAGAAAACACACCCTTGATCAGGAATGATTACTTTTCTTCTAGCCCATGCCCATTTGCTGCCTTTGATCTACATCCGTTCTACTTTCCTGCTTCTGTTCTTCTCCATTCCTTAATCTCCATCTTGGCTGGGCTGAATGTACGTAAGTTGCTTTTTGTCcttgtttttttcccattaatATATTGcttcctttttacatttttatcacaTTTAGATATACATTTGTTTTGGGGTTTCTTTTGTCCCAGTTCTTTAGGATGCAAAAAGTGACAACctttgttttcaataaaaatgaaaataagaaataaaggttTCTGGTGTCCTGCATGTGAAACAATTGTACAACACATTTATGTTATCACATTTACATCCCATTATGGACATTTAGGACAAAAAGGGTTTCCTTTAGTTTGATAAAAATCAACTAGAATTGGAACATCTGCAGGTCCTttggaaatttgaattttagggCCAAAAATTTGTTTAATCAAATTAATGGCTTTTTCTTAACTACATAtactcattcagtatgatattgctcCCAAAAGTGTAAAAGTTATTTTTGAGTGTGTTGACAAATCTTGGGTATTTCGGTGATTGGTAGCACTCTAAAACTCAACTCTATCTGACAAAACCTTATTCCTTAGTACTATTTTTTCCACTGGGTTATCTTGTGTATTACATGAAAAGTACTGACATTGAGTTCATGGAAGATACACACAAGGTATATAAGATCAGCGTTACAAACCTATGTCAAATGGGTGCTGTGATTGGAGGAATTTCTAAGGTTTACTAGACGTCAAAGTCATAACATCTGAGGTGGCCTCTGTATACATATGGGCTGTCATTAGCCATCTTGTGAATGTTGCTTATGTTTAATCCTTAGCATTTCTGACTGTGTTGTGGGCTTTCAGAATTAAATgcaaatactttatattttattatttaattctacTAAAGGTGCTCAATACATCAATAATTATGTCAAgcactgaagagaaaaaaatctaggcaatatctGGATGAATATCTAGCAGCTAGTGAAGTTAAACATTTTCTAACATGACAGAAAATTAAGTTAGACTAaaagtaaatgttaaaaaattaaattttagtagTCTTTAGCAGTTTTGaatgatttttaagtattttatgatATTAGGTATTATTATGTGTttttataatttgttaatttGCTGATGGAATTGGACACATTACAATTAATATAggtaaataaatcattttaaagacacaaacaaattgagTTAAATGTCCATGGGTTTTAAGTTTAACTATTAACTTTTAGCTTAAAAATTTCAtttggtcttctttttttctttctttctttttttttttttttttgagatggagactcgctctgtcacccaggctggagtgcaatgttgcaatcttggctcactgcaaccactgcctcccgggttcaagcaattctcctgctccagccacctgagtagctaggattacaggcacctgccaccatgcccgactaatttttgtatttttagtagagacggggtttcaccatgttggcaagtctggtcttgaactgctgacctcgtgatccatctgccttggtctcccaaagtgctggaattacaagtgtgagccaccgggcccggcccatTTGGTCATTcttaacactatgttgaataaaaagaTTAAACTTTGCACTCCTTATAAATAGATATGTACAGTGTATCAACAAATATATGGTATGTCTGTGTTATTAAAATTTAATGGGACTTTGAAttagaaagaaatttctaaaaagcCCATGGGGCAGGGAAAGATGAGgtaatactgaaaataaaagtggTTGAGAAACTGCTCTACACCCATGTAGACAGGACAAAAAGGAAAGCCaaaagagaagtagaaaaaaacatGAAGACGTTCAGAAAATGGAAGCTAGTATGTTCCTTATTTAAGACCTATGCACAGAGCAAGGTCTTCAGAAAACCTACAACCCAAGGTTCAGTGTTACCCCTCATCAACCAGCCCAGCAGCATCTTCGGGATTCCCAATGGCGTTGCCCTTTGCTTTAATGATGGCCCTGGTGGTGCTCAGCTGCAAGTCAAGCTGCTCTCTGGGCTGTGATCTGTCTCAAACCCACAGCCTGAATAACAGGAGGACTTTGATGCTTATGACACAAATGAGGAGaatctctcctttctcctgcctgaagGACAGACATGACTTTGAATTTCCCCAGGAGGAATTTGATGGCAACCAGTTTCAGAAAGCTCAAGCCATCTCTGTCCTCCATGAGATGATCCAGCAGACCTTCAATCTCTTCAGCACAAAGAACTCATCTGCTGCTTGGGATGAGACCCTCCTAGACAAATTCTACATTGAACTTTTCCAGCAAATGAATGACCTGGAAGCCTGTGTGATACAGGAGGTTGGGGTGGAAGAGACTCCCCTGATGAATGAGGACTCTATCCTGGCTGtgaggaaatactttcaaagaatCACTCTTTATCTGATGGAGAAGAAATACAGcccttgtgcctgggaggttgtCAGAGCAGAAATCATGAGATCCCTCTCTTTTTCAACAAACTTGCAAAAAAGATTAAGGAGGAAGGATTGAAAACTGGTTCATCATGGAAATGATTCTCATTGACTAATACATCATCTCACACTTTCATGAGTTCTTCCATTTCAAAGACTCACTTCTCTTATAACCACCGCAAGTTGAatcaaaattttcaaatgttttcaggaGTGTAAAGAAGCATCGTGTTTACCTGTGCAGGCACTAGTCCCTTACAGATGACCATGCTGATGTCTCCTTTcatctatttctttaaatatttatttatttaactatttttattatttaaattatttttatgtaatatcaTGAGTACCTTTACATTGTGGTTAATGTAACAAATATGTTCTTCATATGTAGCcaatatattaatttcctttttcattaaatttttactATACACAATTTCTtgtgtttggttattttttaagataaaatgtcAAGCCTGACTGCACAATCTGATTTCAAAATAGATGATTTAATCAAGTTACCTATCATAATTTTATTCAAgtaatagaaaaatacattttctataccaGGTTATATGTTGCCTTAAGGAtgtaaacatgaatataaaaaAGACAGCTCCTGTTCTCTTGTATCTTTGATTTTTGTCAGGAAAGAAatctaaaaacaataataatgctgAATTAATATCAGTTATACAAACTGCTGTATGGtaacaaagtaaaaaaacaatgaattctTCTTAGCACAAGGTAGATTGAGACatgtctggaaaaaaaagtagagataAACTGACTTTCAAACATGTAATTGAAAATGTACATTGCCAGTCAGATATATGAGTTTGCAGTTTCCAAGGAATACGACATCTGGAAGTTCATAACTGGCAATAGAAAGGCCAAAAATGAAGGCTGTCATGTGGGGAGGAAGTGGAGAGGGAAAAAAGACTCAAACTGGATTCTGAGGACCTTCCACCATTAAAGTGTGGGAACAGAAGAGACACAAAGAAAACAGAGGTGGAATACCTCAACATTAGAAGGAGAAGAGGGAATGATGATAAAagtgtatttagaaaacaaacatgCTTAGAAAAAGAATCAGTAGACTTATGGAAAATGTGAATTAGAACTGAGCACTACAGGAAGAAAATAGATGGCAATGCAGAGCTTACTGagagctggattgatagaattaATCAGCAGAAGCCATATTGGGGTAGGTAGAAGaatcaatgagaaaagaaaaatcaggataACACATACAGAAAATTGTGAAAGATCTGCCTTTGCAATGGAGGGAAGTAATAAGTTGGACCCGCCAAAAATGTGGATTATCTTTTATCTGCATAGtgtttcctttttgaaaatacatgtcaatgaataaatttcataaatgtgatacactgataaatcatattaatacatttaatattttatatatttaaagcataaaatgtaaaattatttacaatagtaaTTGATCATTATTTTGATTAATACTCTGTTAAATGTCAGTAAAAACTGACacatttctttcataaaataaaattggaaactgGAAAAGAGAATCTCTTTCTCAATACTTTAggaatagggaaaggattccctatttaataaatggtgctgggaaaactggatagccatatgcagaaaactgaaactggacccttccttacatcttatacaaaaattaactcaagacggatataagacttaaatgtgaaacccaaaaccataaaaaccctagaagaaaacataggcaatagcattcaggacataagcacgggcaaagattttatgatgaaattgccaaaagcaactgcatctacagctaaaattgacaaatggcatctaattaaagagcttctgcacagcaaatgaaattaTCAATCATCAcagcgaacaggcaacctacagaacgggagaaaatttttgcagtctacccaattgacagaggtctaatatccagaatgtaaaaagaacttaaacaaatttagaaaaaaaaaaaaacatcaaaaagtggcaaaacatgaacagacatttctcaaaaggagacatttatgtggcccataaagatgaaaaaagctcaacatcactgatcattagagaaaggaaaatcaaaacaccaatgagataccatctcatgcccctcaaaatggtgattatttaaaagtcaggaaacaacagatgctggtgaagcagtggaaaaacaggaaagcttttacactgttggtgggaatgtaaattagttcaaccattgtggaagacagtgtggcaattcatcaaggatctacaaccagaaatagcatttgacccagcaatcccattcctgagtaatacccaaaggaatataagtcattctattatGAAAATACATGCACGTTTATGTTTACTGCagccctatttacaatagcaaagacacaaaaccaacccaaatgcccatcaatgatagatcggatttttaaaaattgtgcttaaaacctagatgacaagttgataggtgcagcaaaccaccatggcacacgtatacctatgtaacaaatctacacgttccgcacatgtattccagaacttaaagcaaaatcaaaaaaaaaaaaaaaagaaagagagagagagcaagttgGTCAAAATCAGCTGAAAATACAACATGAACCAAGGAAATTCAGAGAGCAGGAGATGGTTgtgtataaatgaggaaaaaaggaGATTAATAATTATTAAGGAAATCCCAACACAAAATTTACACATCAGGTATAAATAACAATAACTTATTTTACATTgaaattccattctggttgcatatatatttttttggcaGCCTAAAAAAACAGAATTCTATCATGAATTCTAGAGAGGGTGAAAAATTGTCTCACCTCATTTCAAAGTCCTACTTACACTCAGTCAGGAAATGGTGGCTTGTATAAATACCTGACAGAGGAGCAGCATCTAGATTGAAGTGCAGAATACACGTGTTGATGGTTAACTGATTCTGGCACCTGGAACATTTGTTTCCTGGCTCTCAGAATCCTAGAGTACACTCCCATATGAAGTTACTCTCCTAAACTTAAGTAAAATATACATCTTTGCTGGTTCCGAGAGCTGACACActtttccccctcctccctggTTTTCTGTATCCCATTTTTTCACTCCCATATCACATTAGTTTCCTACCTCTTCCTCTAGAAATGCGCACTGTGCTCTCTTCTTCACTCATCATTAGCCTGCACTGCCTCTTCATACAgctgttttcaattctcttgtgGGTTTTACCCATCACTTTCCCCTTAAGAGCACAAAATCACAAATTAAAGCAGAAGGTCAGTGAAAGTTCTACGTTTTTCAGAAGCTCTTTTTATAAAatactctttttcctttcttatgaTGAATATTTCTGTAAAACACGGAATGTCGCTGTTGCAATGACATAACAGTAGCttagcaaaaaaggaaataaaaggcaggtTCCATTTTACTTTGAGACTATTACAAGATTTACAGGGAAAGAGAGCCACCAACTGGTCAAAGTGCACCAACACAGCAGCCAAGTCTGTGGAGAGCAGGCTGTGAATGCAGAAGTAGGCCTCCTGGCAGGAGATTTATCTTCATAGCTAAAAAGAGGCTCTTCCCAAGAAAGAACTATCATGGTACTGGAATTAGCCCATTTCCTTAACTTTCGTGTCTTAGACAGAGAAAATACTCCCAGCTTCAGGAATGACATGTCCTCTCGGGGCAATGGACAGCTATGGGGAAAGAGAAAGGGTCTGCATATGTCCCTTTACTCCAGCCTGCCCAGCCTCCCCGGGGCCTCCGAACTTATCCCTTCCTCTATGGATTGTGCTAGACTAGGAATTAGAACAGCCGGTCAATCTGGGTGTAGAACTTCAAGGGAATTTGATTTGTGGTCTCCCTATCAAGATTGTGGAAGTTTTCATAGACTatatcctgaaatatattttccaagttgtttgttttctccctgtctcttttaaGGATGCAAGTGATTCCTAGATTTGGCCTCTTTATTATAGAGTCccctatttcttggaggttttgttcattgctcttcattcttttttctttatttttgtctgattgtcttatttcagagagcCAGTCTTCAAGTCCTGAGATTCtgtcctcagcttggtctattctgctgttaatacttgtgattgcattgagAAATTCTTGGAGTGTGTACATCTACTAGCTCCATTAGGTTCTTTTTCATACTGGCTATTTGGCTGTCAACTCTTCTCTCTTTTGATTGTGATTCTTAGTTTCCTTGGTTTAGGTTTTACCGTTTTCCTGAATCTCAGTGGAATTCCTTTCTATCCCTATTCTGGattatatttctgtcattttagctAACTCATTTTGGTTAAGAACCCTTGTTGGAGAACTAGTGTGATTATTTGGAGGACATAGGATGCTCTGTCCATTTGAGTTACTGTAGTTCTtgcattggttctttctcatctctgcataTGGGAGTGTAGCTTGAGTTCAATCAATAAACAGACTTATTTTCTGGCTGTGTTCACAGGGCTGCAGCTTTGTGCAGGGTCTCTATTTGTAGCTGACATGTCTTTGGTTGAATAAGGGTGTGTTAGTGAGATTTTTTTAGTGTTGAAGCTTTGGGCATGACCTAGTAGGTGACTCTTAGGTGCAGTGGTCAGTTGTCAGGCTCTTGCTCAGTCATGGGGCTCCCCTACATTTCCTCACGGTTGCAGACGTGCTCCATCTCAATGCTTTGAAAGTTTGGGCTCCTCTCCCACTTGAGTGCTGACTCTAGCTTCTATCTTGGCACTCCCAGGCTGCCCACGACAGCTCTGGGGTGATCTCAGGGTTAATGTTTTCTCCCCAACTTGGAGGCATCGAAGGAAGGGACCTTAGTAGTAGTTGTAACTGAGGGTCTTTTGCTTgtctcctgggggctccaccACAGAGAAGCAGGTCAGCAGTCACTCAGTGCAATCAGCGTGGGATGGGAGTGTGTCctgtgggcccaagccagggGTTCCCTGCCTGGTGATGTGAGGTGTGGGTGATTGACCAATGGCAGACAGACTGGCCTCCTCTCTTGGGTTGACGGCAGCTTGTTGGAGGTATGGATAAGGTACTTGAGGTCTCTGCTCCTTCAGTAGTTCCAAGGTAGCTGGGGTAGTACCACTGCAGAGGCAGTGGTAGACAGGCTTTCTGTTGCCCCTGGCGTCTCCACCTCCAAGAAATGTGAAGCCATGTTAATGGCAGTGTTTAGCCAGAGGGGTTCGGTGGCTGCACTACTGGTGTAAGCTTGGGGCTTCACTTTTTGGGTAACAGAAGGTGGCAATCTTACCAGGAGGAGAGACTGTTCTCACCATATGGTAACTGCAGTGTGCTGTAAGTTCATGTGACAGTGGCGTGCTGCAAGCTCGTAAACAAAGAGCTTCAGACTCTTTGTCTCTTCCCCAGACCCAAGGCAGCAGGGATAAAACTGCTGCTGTGGCAGTGGCAGAGGAAGGATGGCTCTGGGAGCCTCTCTCCAGGGAAACTCCAGGCAACTACCAGTGGATATGCTCAGCTATGGGTAGGGTGACTGTTTTGCAGTCATGGGCTGGGGGCCCTGCCTCCTGAAGAATAGGGATGCAGATTCTCAGGGAAGAAGGGCTGGACTCCTCTTCGTAGGGTAGCTATGGTGTGCTGGAGGTGAGAGTGTAGTGACTAGGCCCTTTGTTCCTTCCCCAGCCAGAGGACTGCTGGGGCTGTCCAACCGCAACAGTAGTGGTGGATGGGCTGTGGGTTGACTGTAGGatttcttcctttgagaaatgctgGACTGCCTGATTGAGGAGATGAGGCAGGGGAAGGGTGCCTGTGCTGCAGTCTCTGGTCAGGTGGATCTGCCCACAGAGGAGAGGTGACAACCAGGAACtgtatggagaacagtatgacCACTCTTCTGTGAGGCAGATGCTCTGTACTGGGGATCTGGACCAGCCACTGTTCCCTACAGACTCTCCAGAGCCTGGAGACAGCAAGGGCAAGAGCTGTGAGAAAGCAAAGATGGCAACCCACCCTTCTCACTGGGAGCTCTGTTCCAGGGAGTTGCAGAGCTGCCATTGGCTCAATAGCCCCAGCTGGTGGCTGCAGACCCAAGCCTGGCAGACCCACCCAGTGAGGAGAGAGGGGATCACGGACCAACATAACCCGCAATCTGGCCActtttccatagggctgctgcaaTATGCTGGGGGTCCAATCCAGACCATAGTCACTTCACATTTTTCAGTACCTGAAGATATCAACAGTGAAGGCTATGAAACAGTGAAGATGGGGACCTGCCCCTCCCCCTGGGAGCTCTGTTCCAGAGAGGTACAACCTGTTGCCTCCTGCAACATACAtgcaggaggtggctggagaccccgGTGGGGATATCCCACCCACTGAGGAGAAACAGTATCAGGGACTCAGGTGAaaaaacagtctggccactttttggtagagcagctgtgctgtgctgggggtctGCTACCACCGCCAGCACGAAGAATGGCATTTGCAAGAATGGCTAAGGCTGCTAAACGGCAACAATGGCAACATACCCCTCCCTTTGGGAGCGCCATCCCAGGGATATTCGAAACTGCGGTCGTCTAGAAAACAG
This genomic window from Pan paniscus chromosome 11, NHGRI_mPanPan1-v2.0_pri, whole genome shotgun sequence contains:
- the LOC100970658 gene encoding interferon alpha-14, which gives rise to MALPFALMMALVVLSCKSSCSLGCDLSQTHSLNNRRTLMLMTQMRRISPFSCLKDRHDFEFPQEEFDGNQFQKAQAISVLHEMIQQTFNLFSTKNSSAAWDETLLDKFYIELFQQMNDLEACVIQEVGVEETPLMNEDSILAVRKYFQRITLYLMEKKYSPCAWEVVRAEIMRSLSFSTNLQKRLRRKD